In the genome of Streptomyces globosus, one region contains:
- a CDS encoding fumarate hydratase, which produces MPEFAYTDLLPLGEDTTPYRLVTSEGVSTFEADGRTFLKVEPEALRKLAEEAIHDIQHFLRPAHLAQLRRIIDDPEASANDKFVALDLLKNANIAAAGVLPMCQDTGTAIVMGKRGQNVLTAGGDEEALSRGIYDAYTRLNLRYSQMAPLTMWDEKNTGSNLPAQIELYATDGGAYKFLFMAKGGGSANKSFLYQETKAVLNEASMMRFLEEKIRSLGTAACPPYHLAIVVGGTSAEHALKTAKYASAHYLDELPTEGSPLGHGFRDLELEEKVFELTQKLGIGAQFGGKYFCHDVRVVRLPRHGASCPVAIAVSCSADRQAVAKITAEGVFLEQLERDPARFLPDTTEEHLDSASDVVSIDLNQPMKEILATLTKHPVKTRLSLTGPLVVARDIAHAKIKERLDAGEDMPQYLKDHPVYYAGPAKTPEGYASGSFGPTTAGRMDSYVEQFQAAGGSKVMLAKGNRSQQVTDACGTHGGFYLGSIGGPAARLAQDCIKKVEVLEYEELGMEAVWKIEVEDFPAFIVVDDKGNDFFQNPAPEPTFTHIPVRGPGLA; this is translated from the coding sequence ATGCCAGAGTTTGCGTACACCGACCTGCTGCCCCTGGGCGAGGACACCACGCCGTACAGGCTGGTGACCTCCGAGGGCGTCTCGACCTTCGAGGCCGACGGCCGTACGTTCCTCAAGGTCGAGCCCGAGGCGCTGCGCAAGCTCGCCGAAGAGGCCATCCACGACATCCAGCACTTCCTGCGCCCGGCCCACCTCGCGCAGCTGCGCCGCATCATCGACGACCCCGAGGCCTCCGCGAACGACAAGTTCGTCGCCCTCGACCTGCTGAAGAACGCCAACATCGCGGCCGCCGGGGTGCTGCCGATGTGCCAGGACACCGGCACGGCGATCGTGATGGGCAAGCGCGGCCAGAACGTCCTGACCGCGGGCGGCGACGAGGAGGCCCTCTCCCGCGGCATCTACGACGCGTACACGCGGCTGAACCTGCGCTACTCGCAGATGGCCCCGCTGACGATGTGGGACGAGAAGAACACCGGCTCGAACCTGCCGGCGCAGATCGAGCTGTACGCGACGGACGGCGGCGCGTACAAGTTCCTGTTCATGGCCAAGGGCGGCGGCTCGGCGAACAAGTCCTTCCTCTACCAGGAGACCAAGGCCGTCCTGAACGAGGCCTCCATGATGAGGTTCCTGGAGGAGAAGATCCGCTCGCTGGGCACCGCGGCCTGCCCGCCGTACCACCTGGCGATCGTCGTCGGCGGCACCTCCGCCGAGCACGCCCTGAAGACCGCGAAGTACGCCTCCGCGCACTACCTGGACGAGCTCCCCACCGAGGGCTCGCCGCTCGGCCACGGCTTCCGCGACCTGGAGCTGGAGGAGAAGGTCTTCGAGCTGACGCAGAAGCTCGGCATCGGCGCCCAGTTCGGCGGCAAGTACTTCTGCCACGACGTCCGCGTGGTCCGCCTCCCCCGGCACGGCGCGTCCTGCCCCGTCGCCATCGCCGTGTCCTGCTCCGCGGACCGCCAGGCCGTCGCGAAGATCACCGCCGAGGGCGTCTTCCTGGAGCAGCTGGAGCGGGACCCGGCGCGCTTCCTGCCGGACACCACCGAAGAGCACCTGGACTCCGCGTCCGACGTCGTCTCCATCGACCTGAACCAGCCGATGAAGGAGATCCTCGCGACGCTGACGAAGCACCCGGTCAAGACCCGGCTGTCGCTGACCGGCCCGCTGGTCGTGGCGCGCGACATCGCGCACGCCAAGATCAAGGAGCGGCTGGACGCGGGCGAGGACATGCCGCAGTACCTCAAGGACCACCCCGTCTACTACGCCGGCCCGGCGAAGACCCCCGAGGGCTACGCCTCGGGCTCCTTCGGCCCGACCACGGCGGGGCGCATGGACTCGTACGTCGAGCAGTTCCAGGCGGCGGGCGGCTCGAAGGTCATGCTGGCCAAGGGCAACCGCTCGCAGCAGGTCACGGACGCGTGCGGCACGCACGGCGGCTTCTACCTGGGCTCGATCGGCGGCCCGGCGGCGCGCCTGGCGCAGGACTGCATCAAGAAGGTCGAGGTCCTGGAGTACGAGGAGCTCGGCATGGAGGCGGTCTGGAAGATCGAGGTGGAGGACTTCCCGGCGTTCATCGTGGTGGACGACAAGGGCAACGACTTCTTTCAGAACCCGGCCCCGGAGCCGACGTTCACCCACATCCCGGTCCGCGGCCCCGGCCTGGCGTAG
- a CDS encoding DUF1707 SHOCT-like domain-containing protein: protein MDLEKHPAAPAAPAAPAAPAAPAPGGLRASDADRDRIARILADAVAEGRLTPEEHSERLDSLYARKTIAELDVLVQDLPAPGSAAGSAPAGAAYAPAYAGTGSGARPGPAETVVAVFSSSARKGRWRPPAHTRAVSVMGDISIDLTEAVFEQQVTEIEVTCVLGNVEVLVPENVTLRGHGSGVLGNFEVSGNTAGSVDPNAPVVIIRGFALLGNIEARPKLGARLVDLARKLRKHLQ, encoded by the coding sequence ATGGACCTGGAAAAGCACCCCGCCGCGCCCGCCGCGCCAGCTGCCCCCGCCGCGCCCGCGGCCCCGGCCCCGGGCGGCCTGCGCGCCTCCGACGCGGACCGGGACCGGATCGCGCGGATCCTGGCCGACGCCGTCGCCGAGGGCCGGCTCACGCCGGAGGAGCACTCCGAGCGCCTCGACTCGCTGTACGCCCGCAAGACCATCGCCGAGCTGGACGTGCTGGTCCAGGACCTCCCGGCACCGGGATCCGCCGCCGGGTCCGCGCCCGCCGGGGCCGCGTACGCCCCCGCGTACGCCGGCACGGGCTCCGGCGCGCGCCCCGGCCCCGCCGAGACGGTCGTCGCCGTGTTCAGCAGCAGCGCCCGCAAGGGCCGCTGGCGCCCGCCGGCGCACACCCGGGCCGTGTCGGTGATGGGCGACATCAGCATCGACCTCACCGAGGCCGTCTTCGAGCAGCAGGTCACCGAGATCGAGGTGACGTGCGTCCTCGGCAACGTGGAGGTCCTGGTCCCGGAGAACGTCACCCTCCGCGGCCACGGCAGCGGCGTCCTCGGGAACTTCGAGGTCAGCGGCAACACCGCCGGCAGCGTCGACCCGAACGCCCCCGTCGTGATCATCCGCGGATTCGCCCTGCTCGGGAACATCGAGGCCCGCCCGAAGCTCGGCGCCCGCCTCGTCGACCTCGCCCGCAAGCTCCGCAAGCACCTCCAGTAG
- a CDS encoding WhiB family transcriptional regulator — MQHPPHQSLQVAAVQSLQARPTAVPRPRMPARQEEDGPWHAEAVCRRDEAGLFFAPSKEPTAARLSREEAAKRVCARCPVMVACREHALLQPEPYGVWGGLTAAERRVVLARRRRRAAELRQTPGAGTIAAAG, encoded by the coding sequence GTGCAGCATCCGCCGCATCAGTCCCTGCAGGTAGCCGCCGTACAGAGCCTTCAGGCGCGTCCGACAGCCGTGCCGAGGCCGCGGATGCCGGCGCGGCAGGAAGAGGACGGCCCCTGGCACGCGGAGGCGGTGTGCCGCCGGGACGAAGCGGGACTGTTCTTTGCCCCCTCCAAGGAGCCCACGGCGGCCCGGCTCTCCCGCGAGGAGGCCGCCAAGCGGGTGTGCGCGCGCTGCCCCGTGATGGTCGCCTGCCGTGAGCACGCCCTGCTGCAGCCCGAGCCGTACGGCGTGTGGGGCGGGCTCACCGCCGCCGAGCGCCGCGTCGTGCTCGCCCGCAGGCGCCGCCGCGCGGCCGAACTCCGCCAGACCCCGGGCGCGGGGACGATAGCCGCCGCGGGCTGA
- the glpX gene encoding class II fructose-bisphosphatase, whose product MTEHNLPPQLEVAPEAPDRNLALELVRVTEAAAMAAGRWVGRGDKIGADGAAVNAMRTLISTVSMNGVVVIGEGEKDEAPMLYNGERVGDGSGAEVDIAVDPIDGTTLNAKGMPNAIAVLAAADRGTMFDPSAVFYMEKLVTGPEAADFVDINAPVSVNIRRVAKAKNMAVEDVTVVILDRPRHEGIVREIRETGARIKFISDGDVAGSVMAVREGTGVDLLMGIGGTPEGIISACAIKCLGGVIQGKLWPKDEAERQKAVDAGHDLDRVLTTNDLVSGENVFFVATGITDGELLRGVHYRSETATTSSLVMRSKSGTIRKIDSTHRLSKLRAYSAIDFDRAQ is encoded by the coding sequence ATGACCGAGCACAACCTGCCGCCCCAGCTCGAAGTCGCCCCCGAGGCCCCCGACCGCAACCTCGCCCTGGAGCTCGTCCGGGTGACCGAGGCCGCCGCCATGGCCGCGGGCCGCTGGGTCGGGCGCGGTGACAAGATCGGCGCCGACGGTGCGGCGGTCAACGCGATGCGGACCCTGATCTCCACCGTCTCGATGAACGGCGTCGTCGTCATCGGCGAGGGCGAGAAGGACGAAGCCCCGATGCTCTACAACGGCGAGCGGGTCGGCGACGGCTCCGGCGCCGAGGTCGACATCGCCGTCGACCCGATCGACGGCACCACCCTGAACGCCAAGGGCATGCCGAACGCGATCGCCGTGCTGGCGGCCGCGGACCGCGGCACCATGTTCGACCCGTCCGCGGTGTTCTACATGGAGAAGCTGGTCACGGGCCCGGAGGCGGCCGACTTCGTCGACATCAACGCCCCGGTGTCGGTGAACATCCGCCGCGTCGCGAAGGCCAAGAACATGGCCGTCGAGGACGTCACCGTCGTCATCCTGGACCGCCCCCGCCACGAGGGAATCGTCCGGGAGATCCGCGAGACGGGCGCCCGCATCAAGTTCATCTCCGACGGCGACGTCGCCGGCTCGGTCATGGCGGTCCGCGAGGGTACCGGCGTCGACCTCCTGATGGGAATCGGCGGCACCCCGGAGGGCATCATCTCGGCCTGCGCCATCAAGTGCCTGGGCGGTGTCATCCAGGGCAAGCTGTGGCCCAAGGACGAGGCGGAGCGGCAGAAGGCCGTCGACGCGGGCCACGACCTGGACCGCGTCCTGACCACGAACGACCTGGTGTCCGGCGAGAACGTCTTCTTCGTCGCCACCGGCATCACGGACGGCGAGCTGCTGCGCGGTGTGCACTACCGCTCGGAGACCGCGACGACGTCCTCCCTGGTCATGCGCTCGAAGTCGGGCACGATCCGCAAGATCGACTCCACGCACCGCCTGTCGAAGCTGCGCGCGTACAGCGCGATCGACTTCGACCGGGCGCAGTAG
- a CDS encoding DUF4245 domain-containing protein: MKGKQTVWDMVRSLAVIGVVVAGIYMFVPHDDEADPTHVVDYRVETLTARRAAPYPLAAPVGLPKEWRATSVTFDRREAHRWHLGFLDPRNQYVAVEQSSDSSAGYLSEVTQKAKATGQTQQVGGVEWERWEGEKYDALVRQEQGHVTVVTGTAPFEDLGTMAAALEFKKADTPAPAGQAG; the protein is encoded by the coding sequence ATGAAGGGCAAGCAGACGGTCTGGGACATGGTCCGGTCGCTGGCGGTCATCGGCGTGGTCGTGGCGGGGATCTACATGTTCGTCCCGCACGACGACGAGGCCGATCCGACGCACGTCGTCGACTACCGGGTGGAGACGCTCACCGCCCGGCGCGCGGCGCCGTACCCGCTCGCGGCGCCGGTGGGGCTGCCAAAGGAGTGGCGGGCGACCTCGGTGACGTTCGACCGGCGCGAGGCCCACCGCTGGCACCTCGGCTTCCTCGACCCGCGGAACCAGTACGTCGCCGTCGAGCAGTCCAGCGACTCCTCCGCCGGGTACCTGTCCGAGGTCACCCAGAAGGCGAAGGCCACCGGGCAGACGCAGCAGGTCGGCGGCGTGGAGTGGGAGCGCTGGGAGGGCGAGAAGTACGACGCCCTGGTCCGGCAGGAGCAGGGCCACGTGACGGTGGTGACCGGAACCGCGCCGTTCGAGGACCTCGGCACGATGGCGGCGGCGCTGGAGTTCAAGAAGGCCGACACGCCCGCTCCGGCCGGGCAGGCCGGGTAG
- a CDS encoding malonic semialdehyde reductase has protein sequence MSLVLDPAAQDLLFREARTANTFSDEPVTEEQVQAIYDLVKYGPTAFNSTPLRITLVRSPEARERLVNLMAEGNQAKTAAAPLVAILSADNEFHEELPALLPHFPQAKDIFFSERPAREQSAVMNAAMQAAYFIVGVRAAGLAAGPMGGLDYAGVQKEFLDDDHTPLMVVNIGKPGPDAWHPRGPRLAIDEVITTV, from the coding sequence ATGTCCCTCGTTCTTGACCCCGCCGCCCAGGACCTGCTGTTCCGCGAGGCTCGCACCGCCAACACCTTCTCCGACGAGCCGGTGACCGAGGAGCAGGTCCAGGCGATCTACGACCTGGTCAAGTACGGCCCCACCGCCTTCAACTCGACGCCGCTGCGCATCACGCTCGTGCGCTCCCCCGAGGCCCGCGAGCGCCTCGTGAACCTGATGGCCGAGGGCAACCAGGCCAAGACCGCCGCCGCGCCGCTCGTCGCGATCCTCTCCGCGGACAACGAGTTCCACGAGGAGCTGCCGGCCCTGCTGCCGCACTTCCCGCAGGCCAAGGACATCTTCTTCAGCGAGCGCCCGGCCCGTGAGCAGTCCGCGGTGATGAACGCAGCCATGCAGGCCGCGTACTTCATCGTCGGCGTCCGCGCCGCCGGCCTGGCCGCGGGCCCGATGGGCGGCCTGGACTACGCGGGCGTCCAGAAGGAGTTCCTCGACGACGACCACACCCCGCTGATGGTCGTCAACATCGGCAAGCCCGGCCCGGACGCCTGGCACCCGCGCGGCCCGCGCCTGGCCATCGACGAGGTCATCACCACCGTCTGA